Sequence from the Nocardiopsis sp. YSL2 genome:
CCGCGGGTCTGGGCGATGGCGGCGTCGACCTGGTCGCGGCCCCGGGTGACGGCGCCGCGCCCGCCGACGAGCATCTCCGCCTCCAGCGCGGCGACGGCGTCCAGCGTGGGGCCGGCCCAGTCGTGGTGGAAGGCGTCGCCGGTGTAGAGCGCGGCCTCGGCCTCCACCAGGTCCCCGGCGAAGAGGATGCGGTGCTTGGGCAGCCAGGCGACGATGTCGCCCTCGGTGTGCCCGCGCCCGAAGTACTCCAGGACCAGCTCGCCCCGGTCGCCGCCCAGGTCGATGGTGGTGCGGTCGGCGAAGGTCTGGGTGGGCCAGGTCAGGCCGGGGACGGAGTCGGGGTCCTTGGCCAGGCGCGGCATGCGGCCGAACTCGCTGGCCCAGTCCTCCTTGCCGCGTTCGCGGATGAGTTCGTGCGTCTTCTCGTGGGTGAGGATGATCTCGGCGTCGAAGGCGCTGGCGCCCAGGACGCGGACCGCGTGGTAGTGCGACAGCACCAGGTAGCGCACGGGCTTGTCGGTGTGCTCGCGCAGCAGGGCGAGCCAGTCCCGGGCGGCGGCGGGGGTGGCCAGGGCCTCGAAGGCGACGACGAAGTCCTCGCCCTCGATCGCGCCCACGTTGGGGTCGCCCTCGGCGGTGAGCGCGTAGACACCGTCGGCCAGGACTTCCAGTGTCTGCTGCTTGGCCTCGGTGTCGGCGGAGGAGGCGAACGGCTTGGCTGCCATGGTCGAAGGCCCTTCACTCGCTCGGGCGGCTACCGCCGCCCTAATGATCAAACATTTGATTAGTTGGACCATAACGTGCCCCAGGCCACACCCCCAAGAGGCGTAGAAGGGATGATTTGGTGAGACACATCACAGTCCCAGACTACTGTCCGTCCCCACGGGTGTCCTCAAGGAGCCGCCGCGCGCCGGGAGCGCGCACGCCCCGGCCGGCCGCGGACCCCAGGGGCTAGGCTGAAGCCGTGACCCACAACACCGCTCCCCCCAGCGATCTCACCTTCTGGTCATTCGTGGACTACGCGGTGCAGAAGGCCGAGCAGGAACTACCCTCCGTCAACGCCGACGCCATGCGCATGGTCCTGACCCTCAACCGGGCGACGAGCATGGTCATCTACGACCTGGAGTCGAGCGTCCACCGACCGCGGGGCCTGACCTGGCCCGGGTTCCGGGTGATCTTCGCCCTGTGGCTGGCGGGCCCCATGGAGGCCAAGACCACCGCCGAGATCTCGGGGATGAGCCGCGCCGCACTGTCCGCGCTGCTCAACACCCTGGAACGGGACGGCCTCATCCTGCGCGAACGCGCCACCCACGACCGCCGCGCCCTGCAGCTGAGCCTCACCGAGTCCGGCTACCGGGCGATCCTGGGCGGCTTCCGCGCGCACAACCGCCGTGAGAGCGCCTGGGCCGAGGCTTTGGAGCCCGCCGAGCGCCAGGAGCTCGTCCGCCTCCTCAACAAACTCATGGCCGGCTCCACCGAGGCCCAGGCCAAGTTCCGCAGCTGACGGGGGCACGGCCGGAATTGGCCCTTGAGCCCGACGCGGCGGGCTGTGAGCATCGCGGCATGGACGATTCCCACCGCGCGCGGCTGCACGCCGCCCAGCAGCAGTTCACCCCGGAGACCGCCTACCTCAACACGGCCACGCACGGACTGGCGCCGATACGGGCCACCCGGGCCCTGGAGCAGCACGTGCGGGAGGTGGCGACGGGCCGCTTCTCCCCCGGCTCCGCCGACGCGGTGATCGACGCGGCACGAGCCGCCTACGCGCGGCTCACGGGAGTCGCCGTCGAACGGATCGCCCTGGGAACGCACGTCGCCCAGTTCGCCGGTACCGTCGCGGCCGCCCTGCCCGCGGGCGCCGAGGTGCTGGTGCCCAGCCGCGAGTTCGCCTCCGTCTGCTTCCCCTTCATGGCGCGGGAGGACGTGACCGTTCGCGAGGTGCCCCTGGAACGGCTGCCCGACGAGGTCGGTGCGCGCACCGCCCTGGTGGCCGTGTCGGCCGTGCAGTCCGCCGACGGGGCGATCGCGCCCCTGGAGGACCTGCTCACCGCCTGCCGCGACCACGGCGCGCGGCTGATGGTGGACACCACCCAGGCCGCCGGATGGCTGCCGGTGCCCTCCGAGCGGATCGACTACACCGTCTGCAGTACCTACAAGTGGCTGCTCGGGCCGCGCGGCGCCGCGTTCCTGACCGGTACCGCCGAGGCACTCGCGGAGCTGGCCCCGCTCGCGCCGAACTGGTTCGCGGGCGCCGAACCGTGGAACTCCCTCTACGGCGGGCCGGTGCGGCTCGCGCAGGACGCGCGCCGCCTGGACCTGGCGCCGGTGTGGTCGGCCTGGCTCGGGCTGGAGCCGGCCCTGGAGCTCATCGAGCAGGTCGGGGTGGAGACGATCCGCGCCCACAACGCCGAGCTCGGCGACCGGCTGCGCGCCGCCCGGGACATGGCGCCCACGGGGTCGGCGATCGTCTCGCTCCCGGCACCGGAGGGCGCCGCCGAACGGGTCGCGGAGGCGGGCGTGGTCGCGGCCGTGCGCGACGGGCGACTGCGTGCCTCGTTCCACCTGTACAACGACGAGTCGGACGTGGACCGCCTGGTCAAGGCCCTGGGCTGAGGCGTGGCGGACCCGCCGCCCGTACGCCCGGCCGGGTGTACGGGCGGCGGGGGGCGGGTCGGGCGTGTGCCCGCCCCGCCGCGCCGGCTTCCGGCGGTACCCGCCGGGCCCGCCTCAGAAGACGATGGCGCACAGCGGGGCGTGCGGGACCCGCAGCGCCGCGTCGAGCCGCTCGGCCGCGCCCGGAGTGTGCTCGGTGATCACTCCCGCGGCCAGGTGGGCGGCGAGCGTGTTCTGGCCCAGGTAGGCCGCGCCGAGCTGGGAGACGTCCAGCGACAGGTCCGGATCGCCCTCGGCGGCCTCGACCCTGGCGCCGTCGCGGTCGGCCTTGAGCCGCCAGCGCCCGGCGTTCCAGGGCGCGTGGCGGTCGGTGACCTCCACGACCGTCTCCACCGGAGCGGCGTAGGCGCGCTCGGCCAGGGCCGCGCGCACGTCCACCAGGCGCACCCACAGCGCGGTGCCCGGGGCGGCGGCGATGCGCTGCCGGTCGGCCGCCAGCGCCCAGAGGGGGTCGTCCATCGCGGCGGAGGACAGCACGATCCTGGCGACCAGGTCGCGGGAGAAGACGTGCTCGTACAGCGCGACCCGCGCGGCGGGGGTGGTGGAGACCATCTCCTGCACACGCAGTTCGCTCTTCGGTCCGGTGTGCCCCCACTCGGCCCGGACGCGGTACAGGGCGTAGCCCTGGGGTCCGTCGGGTCCGCTGACCACGACCGCCCGCAGGGGGCCGTTGCCGCCCCGCTCGTCGGGCTCGTCGCGCAGGGCGCGGTCCCACCAGGCCTCCGAGCGCTGGAAGCGTCCGATCCGGGTGGCGGCCTCCTCCCGGAAGAGCGCCTCCATCTCGCCACGGACGCGACCGGGGTCGGCCAGGCGTACGGTCAGCTCCGGGTCGCGGGGCGCGTCGGCGCGCAGCACGGCGTAGGGGGAGTCGATGGACAGCTCCGCCTCCATGGAGGCGGCCCCGTAACCGAACCGGCCGTAGATGCCGCCCTCGCTCGCCCAGAGCGCGGCGACGCTCTCACCGGCCCCGTGCAGGTCGGCGAGCTGGCGGCGCATGAGCGCGCTCAGGACGCCGCGCCGCCGGTGCGTGGGCCACACGCCCACGCCGGTCACGCCCGCGACCTGGCGCGGACCGCCCGGCATGGCCATCTCGAAGTCGAAGGAGTTGACGGCGCCCACGATCTCGTCGCCGTCCGCGGCCACCAGGATCCGGTCCAGGCCGGCGCCGCCCATGATGGGAAGCAGCCGCTCCACGCGGGTCTCCACGTCCAACGCGAACAGGAGCGCCTCCCCCACCACTCGGGCCACCTCGGGGAACTCCTCGCGGGCGATGCCGCGCACGATCCATTCGTCGGGGCGCGGGCTGGGTGGACCGGATACGGCGTTGTTCGTCATGCTCGTATAGCTACCAGGCGCACCGCACCTCCGGCCACAGGTTTTCCCGCGTGCGAGTAACGGCGTGTCGCGGTGGGCAAGCCCTCCTTGTGACGCACTCGACCACAGCCCGCCCCGACCGCAGCGACCGCCGCCCCGACGGTGGCCGGCCCAGACTCGTGGTGGGGGTGGACGCGGGCGGAACGAGCGCGCGCGCCCTGGTCACCACACTGACGGGCCGACGCCTCGGTGAGTCCTGGGCCGGCGGAGCCAACCCCAACGCCCACGGGGCCCAGCACGCGTCCGCCCAACTCGCCGAGGCGGTCGAGGGGGCCCTGGACCAGGCCGGTCCCCGCTCGCGCGGCGCGGTCGCGACCGTCGTCGTGGGACTGGCCGGGGTGTCGGCGCTGCGCGACCCCGACGTTCGCGCGGCGATGGAGGGCGCGCTGGCCGAAGCCGGCCTGGAGTCCGCGGACAGCGAGTTCACCGGCGACGACGAGATCGCCTTCGCCGCGGGCACACCGGTGCCCGACGGAACAGTGCTCATCGCGGGCACGGGGGCGATCGCCACCAGGATCGTGGGCCGGCGGCGCGACCGGTCGGCCGACGGGATGGGCTGGCTGATCGGCGACGACGGGTCGGCGTTCTGGATCGGGCACCAGGCCGCCAAGGAGACGGCGCGCCAGCTCTCGCGCGGCGGGGACCTGACCCCTCTGGCCCGCCTGGTGGCCAAGGAGGTGATCCCGGGCCAGCGGCCGGTCGACGGAGACGACCACCTGCCCGAGGAGCACGCCCGCAACTTCGCGCGCACCCTGACCGCCGCTCCCCCGATCCGGCTCGCCGCGTTCGCCCCTCTGGTCAGCCGGGCCCACGAGCAGGGGGATCCGGCGGCCGAGGTGATCATCAACGCCGCGGCGGGCCACCTGGCCCGCTCGGTCCACCAGGTGCGCACGCCCGGCGAGTGCCGCCCCATCGTCCTGGCCGGGGGCGTCCTGCTGCACTCGGGTCCCGTCCGCGAGGCGCTGACCCGCAAGCTGGCCCTGGGGGCCGCCGGATCACGGATCGTCCTGGCCGGCTCCACCGCCGGCGGCGCGGCCTGGCTCGCGGCGCTGCGCGCGGGGGCCGAGGAGTCCGACGACCGCCTGCACGAGGCCTTCACGCTCAGCGGCGGGGGCCGCGACCGCACCGACGCGGCCTGAGTGCGCAGGCGGCGTCGGCGCGGGCCCCGTGCGGACCCTGGGCCGCGACGGCCGCCACCGCTGACGCGCCGTCACACCGCCCCGCCCCGGGCCCGGAGGTCGAGGTTCTCCAGGGCGATGAGGTAGGCCTCCCCGAAGGTGGGGAACTGGGTGATGGAGTCGGACAGGACCGACAGGGGCAGGCGCGCCCGGATGGCCAGGGCCGCGGTGTGGATCCACTCCGAGGCCAGCGGCGCGAACGCCCACGCCCCCACCAGGACTCCCCGCTCGCGGTCGGCGACCAGGCCCAGCGTGCCGCGCGGGTCCGTGCCGTAGGTCCAGGGGCGGGCCAGGGTCCGGGGCAGGTCGGCCTCGGCGGTGGCGGTGTCGATCCCCCTCTCGCGCGCCTGGGACTCGGTGAGTCCCACGGCGGCGATCTCGGGGTCGGCGAAGACCACGCGCGGGACGGCGGTGTAGTCGGCGGTGCGGTCGCCGCCCAGGATGTTGTCGGCGACCAGGCGCCCCTGGTACTTGGCGACGTGCGTGAACAGCGCCCGCCCGGTGGCGTCTCCGACGCCCCACAGCCCCGGCGCCGCCCGGCAGTGCCCGTCCACGACCAGGCCGGTCCGGTCCATGCCGACCCCGGCCTCCTCCAGGCCCAGGCCGTCGGCGCGGGGCCGCCGGCCGGTCGCGAGCACGACCACGTCCGTGCCCACGATCGTGCCGTCGGACAGGGACGCGACGACCTCCGCGCCCGCGCGGGCGACGGAGGCGACCTCGGCGCCGGTGTGCACGGTGATGCCGTCGCGCGCGAACTGCTCGGTGACCAGCGCGCACAGGCGCGGCTCCTCACGGTCCAGCAGGCGGGGGCCGCGCTGGACGACGGTCACGTTCGTGCCCATCCTGGCCAGGAACTGGCCGAGCTCCACACCCACGGCGCTGCCGCCGATCACCAGGGCCCGCCGGGGGATCTCCGTCAGCGTGGTGGCCTCGCGGTTGGTCCACACCGTGGCGGGGTCGAGGTCGTCCAGTCCCCGCACGGGCGGGCGCAGCGGGGCGGAGCCGGTGGCGACCACGACGTGGTCGGTGCTCACCCCGGTCCCGCCGACCTCCACCCGCCAGGGATCGCGCCCGGTCACGCGGCCCTGGCCCCTGAGGACGAGGGCACCCTGCTCCTGGTACCCCTTGACCTGGGCCGAGTCGTCCAGGTGGCGGATCATCTGGTCCCGGTAGGCGCGCAGTGCGGGCCAGTCCAGCCCGGGCCGCGACAGGCCGGCGGCACCGGCGGCACCGGCGCGGGCCTCCGGCGGCCGCAGCAGCGTCTTGGTGGGGACGCAGGCCCAGTAGCCGCACTCGCCGCCGATGAGTTCGCGCTCGACCACCGCGACGCGCCGACCGGCGGCGAGCAGGCGGCTCGCGACGGTCTCCCCGCCGGGCCCCATGCCGATCACGACCACGTCCATGTGTTCCACGCCTGGCTCCGTCCACCGTCCGTCGGGGTCGACTCCGATGGT
This genomic interval carries:
- a CDS encoding MBL fold metallo-hydrolase; translated protein: MAAKPFASSADTEAKQQTLEVLADGVYALTAEGDPNVGAIEGEDFVVAFEALATPAAARDWLALLREHTDKPVRYLVLSHYHAVRVLGASAFDAEIILTHEKTHELIRERGKEDWASEFGRMPRLAKDPDSVPGLTWPTQTFADRTTIDLGGDRGELVLEYFGRGHTEGDIVAWLPKHRILFAGDLVEAEAALYTGDAFHHDWAGPTLDAVAALEAEMLVGGRGAVTRGRDQVDAAIAQTRGFLTTMIREVGAVHERGGTLKEAFTAAHGALEGTYGHWPIFEHCLPFDVSRLWDEFSGIERPVIWTAERDREVWDRLQD
- a CDS encoding GNAT family N-acetyltransferase; protein product: MTNNAVSGPPSPRPDEWIVRGIAREEFPEVARVVGEALLFALDVETRVERLLPIMGGAGLDRILVAADGDEIVGAVNSFDFEMAMPGGPRQVAGVTGVGVWPTHRRRGVLSALMRRQLADLHGAGESVAALWASEGGIYGRFGYGAASMEAELSIDSPYAVLRADAPRDPELTVRLADPGRVRGEMEALFREEAATRIGRFQRSEAWWDRALRDEPDERGGNGPLRAVVVSGPDGPQGYALYRVRAEWGHTGPKSELRVQEMVSTTPAARVALYEHVFSRDLVARIVLSSAAMDDPLWALAADRQRIAAAPGTALWVRLVDVRAALAERAYAAPVETVVEVTDRHAPWNAGRWRLKADRDGARVEAAEGDPDLSLDVSQLGAAYLGQNTLAAHLAAGVITEHTPGAAERLDAALRVPHAPLCAIVF
- a CDS encoding N-acetylglucosamine kinase, whose amino-acid sequence is MDAGGTSARALVTTLTGRRLGESWAGGANPNAHGAQHASAQLAEAVEGALDQAGPRSRGAVATVVVGLAGVSALRDPDVRAAMEGALAEAGLESADSEFTGDDEIAFAAGTPVPDGTVLIAGTGAIATRIVGRRRDRSADGMGWLIGDDGSAFWIGHQAAKETARQLSRGGDLTPLARLVAKEVIPGQRPVDGDDHLPEEHARNFARTLTAAPPIRLAAFAPLVSRAHEQGDPAAEVIINAAAGHLARSVHQVRTPGECRPIVLAGGVLLHSGPVREALTRKLALGAAGSRIVLAGSTAGGAAWLAALRAGAEESDDRLHEAFTLSGGGRDRTDAA
- a CDS encoding MarR family winged helix-turn-helix transcriptional regulator translates to MTHNTAPPSDLTFWSFVDYAVQKAEQELPSVNADAMRMVLTLNRATSMVIYDLESSVHRPRGLTWPGFRVIFALWLAGPMEAKTTAEISGMSRAALSALLNTLERDGLILRERATHDRRALQLSLTESGYRAILGGFRAHNRRESAWAEALEPAERQELVRLLNKLMAGSTEAQAKFRS
- a CDS encoding aminotransferase class V-fold PLP-dependent enzyme, which produces MDDSHRARLHAAQQQFTPETAYLNTATHGLAPIRATRALEQHVREVATGRFSPGSADAVIDAARAAYARLTGVAVERIALGTHVAQFAGTVAAALPAGAEVLVPSREFASVCFPFMAREDVTVREVPLERLPDEVGARTALVAVSAVQSADGAIAPLEDLLTACRDHGARLMVDTTQAAGWLPVPSERIDYTVCSTYKWLLGPRGAAFLTGTAEALAELAPLAPNWFAGAEPWNSLYGGPVRLAQDARRLDLAPVWSAWLGLEPALELIEQVGVETIRAHNAELGDRLRAARDMAPTGSAIVSLPAPEGAAERVAEAGVVAAVRDGRLRASFHLYNDESDVDRLVKALG
- a CDS encoding NAD(P)/FAD-dependent oxidoreductase, which produces MEHMDVVVIGMGPGGETVASRLLAAGRRVAVVERELIGGECGYWACVPTKTLLRPPEARAGAAGAAGLSRPGLDWPALRAYRDQMIRHLDDSAQVKGYQEQGALVLRGQGRVTGRDPWRVEVGGTGVSTDHVVVATGSAPLRPPVRGLDDLDPATVWTNREATTLTEIPRRALVIGGSAVGVELGQFLARMGTNVTVVQRGPRLLDREEPRLCALVTEQFARDGITVHTGAEVASVARAGAEVVASLSDGTIVGTDVVVLATGRRPRADGLGLEEAGVGMDRTGLVVDGHCRAAPGLWGVGDATGRALFTHVAKYQGRLVADNILGGDRTADYTAVPRVVFADPEIAAVGLTESQARERGIDTATAEADLPRTLARPWTYGTDPRGTLGLVADRERGVLVGAWAFAPLASEWIHTAALAIRARLPLSVLSDSITQFPTFGEAYLIALENLDLRARGGAV